A section of the Citrobacter farmeri genome encodes:
- a CDS encoding glycoside-pentoside-hexuronide (GPH):cation symporter, whose translation MQLTMKDKIGYGLGDTACGFVWQATMFLLAYFYTDVFGLSAGVMGTLFLISRVLDAITDPLMGLMVDRTRTRYGQFRPYLLWGAIPFGIVCVLTFYTPDFSAQGKIIYASVTYILLTLVYTFVNVPYCAMPGAITADPKERHALQSWRFFLAAAGSLAISGIALPLVKIIGKGDEQVGYFGAMCVLGICGVVLLFVCFFTTKERYTFEIQPESSVKKDLKLLMGNSQWRIMCVFKMMATGSNVVRGGATLYFVKYVMDHPELATQFLLYGSLATMFGSLCSSRLLGRFDRVTSFKWIIGIYSLISLSIFFIPSDNIALIFALNILFLFVFNTTTPLQWLMASDVVDYEESRSGRRLDGLVFSTYLFSLKIGLAIGGALVGWILAFSSYSASNAVQPDNVLTTIKILFCIVPVVLYVGMFTLLSFYKLSSKRVEEISQQLQRQRTAQPEKNPADTAVAVN comes from the coding sequence ATGCAGTTAACAATGAAAGATAAAATTGGTTATGGACTGGGGGACACCGCCTGTGGGTTTGTCTGGCAGGCCACGATGTTTTTGCTGGCCTATTTCTATACGGATGTCTTTGGCCTGTCAGCAGGTGTGATGGGCACATTATTCCTGATTTCGCGCGTGCTGGATGCGATAACCGATCCATTAATGGGGCTAATGGTTGACCGAACGCGTACCCGCTACGGCCAGTTTCGTCCCTATCTGTTGTGGGGGGCCATCCCGTTTGGCATCGTCTGCGTATTAACGTTTTATACGCCAGATTTTTCTGCTCAGGGTAAAATTATCTACGCGTCTGTCACCTATATTTTACTGACGCTGGTTTATACCTTCGTTAATGTCCCCTATTGTGCAATGCCTGGCGCTATTACCGCTGACCCAAAAGAGCGTCATGCTTTACAATCGTGGCGTTTTTTCCTGGCCGCTGCCGGGTCATTAGCCATTAGCGGTATTGCCCTGCCGTTGGTGAAAATTATTGGTAAGGGGGATGAACAAGTCGGCTATTTTGGCGCGATGTGTGTGCTGGGTATTTGCGGCGTGGTACTGCTGTTTGTGTGCTTCTTTACGACGAAAGAACGCTATACGTTCGAGATTCAACCTGAATCCTCTGTTAAGAAAGACCTTAAATTGCTGATGGGCAACAGCCAGTGGCGAATTATGTGCGTCTTTAAAATGATGGCAACCGGTTCGAACGTTGTTCGCGGTGGTGCAACGCTCTATTTTGTAAAATACGTGATGGACCACCCTGAACTGGCCACGCAGTTTTTGCTCTATGGTAGCCTGGCGACCATGTTTGGCTCTCTGTGTTCGTCCCGTCTGCTCGGTCGCTTTGACCGCGTCACGTCGTTTAAGTGGATTATCGGCATCTACTCACTGATCAGCCTGAGTATTTTCTTTATTCCGTCGGACAATATCGCGTTGATATTTGCGCTGAATATTTTGTTCCTGTTTGTCTTTAATACCACCACCCCGCTGCAATGGTTGATGGCCTCTGATGTGGTGGATTATGAAGAGAGCCGAAGTGGGCGTCGTCTTGATGGCCTGGTATTCTCGACCTACCTCTTCAGCCTGAAAATCGGTTTGGCCATTGGCGGCGCGCTGGTGGGCTGGATCCTTGCCTTCTCCAGCTACTCGGCAAGCAACGCCGTACAGCCAGATAACGTCCTGACGACCATCAAAATCCTCTTCTGTATCGTACCGGTCGTGCTTTACGTCGGTATGTTTACGCTGCTTTCGTTCTATAAGCTGAGCAGCAAGCGTGTGGAAGAGATCAGCCAGCAACTGCAACGTCAGCGCACCGCGCAGCCTGAGAAAAACCCTGCCGATACCGCTGTGGCGGTGAACTGA
- a CDS encoding glycoside hydrolase family 43 protein produces MYQIENPILTGFNPDPSLCRVGDDYYIATSTFEWFPGVRIYHSRDLKHWSLVSTPLDSVALLDMKGNPDSGGIWAPCLSYADGKFWLLYTDVKIVDSPWKNGRNFLVTAPSVEGPWSAPVPMGNGGFDPSLFHDADGRKYYIYRPWGPRHHSNPHNTIVLQEFFPDTQTLSPHRSTLFTGTPLGYTEGAHIYRREGYYYLVVAEGGTSYEHAVVVLRAKNIEGPYELHPDVTMMTSWHLPENPLQKSGHGSLLETHTGEWYLAYLTSRPLHLPGIPRLAAGGRGYCPLGRETGIARIEWRDGWPYVEGGKHATLTVPGPRMAEQAAAGTGAWRTDFDSERLDPELQTLRIPFDDRLGSLTARPGFLRLYGNDSLNSTFTQSTVARRWQHFCFRAETQMAFSPSYFQQSAGLTCYYNSKNWTYCFMDWEEGRGRTLKLIQLDHNVAHWHLYDNPILVPEKAESVWLRVDVDNLEYRYSYSFDGDRWQTIPLTFEAWKLSDDYIGGRGFFTGAFVGLHCEDISGDGCYADFASFSYQPNV; encoded by the coding sequence ATGTATCAGATTGAAAACCCGATCCTGACCGGCTTCAACCCGGACCCGTCTCTGTGCCGCGTGGGGGACGATTATTATATCGCCACTTCAACCTTTGAATGGTTTCCCGGTGTGCGTATTTATCATTCTCGCGACCTGAAACACTGGTCTCTGGTCAGTACACCGCTCGACAGCGTGGCGCTACTGGATATGAAAGGCAATCCGGACTCTGGCGGCATCTGGGCTCCTTGCCTGAGCTATGCCGATGGCAAATTCTGGCTGCTGTATACCGACGTTAAAATCGTTGATTCGCCGTGGAAAAATGGTCGCAACTTCCTGGTTACCGCACCGTCTGTTGAAGGGCCGTGGAGCGCTCCTGTTCCAATGGGCAACGGCGGATTTGACCCCTCACTCTTCCATGACGCGGATGGACGAAAATACTATATCTATCGTCCGTGGGGGCCGCGGCATCACAGTAATCCCCATAACACCATTGTGTTGCAGGAGTTTTTCCCTGATACACAGACTCTTTCACCGCATCGTTCAACGCTCTTTACCGGTACACCGTTGGGCTATACCGAAGGGGCGCACATTTATCGCCGCGAGGGCTACTACTATCTGGTGGTGGCGGAAGGTGGAACCAGCTACGAACATGCCGTGGTGGTATTACGGGCAAAAAATATTGAGGGGCCATACGAGCTGCATCCTGACGTGACGATGATGACCAGCTGGCATCTGCCGGAAAATCCGTTACAGAAGAGTGGTCATGGTTCATTGCTGGAGACGCACACAGGCGAATGGTATCTGGCGTACCTGACCAGCCGCCCACTGCATCTTCCGGGCATCCCGCGATTAGCGGCTGGCGGGCGGGGGTACTGCCCGCTCGGGCGTGAGACCGGGATCGCGCGTATCGAGTGGCGTGACGGCTGGCCCTATGTTGAGGGGGGCAAACATGCGACGCTGACGGTGCCAGGGCCGCGTATGGCGGAGCAGGCTGCCGCCGGAACGGGAGCGTGGCGGACGGATTTTGACAGTGAAAGGCTCGACCCGGAATTACAGACCCTGCGAATCCCGTTTGACGATCGGCTTGGCTCGCTGACTGCCCGCCCTGGATTTTTACGTCTGTACGGCAATGATTCATTGAACTCCACCTTTACCCAGTCAACGGTCGCCCGCCGCTGGCAGCATTTCTGTTTTCGGGCAGAAACGCAGATGGCTTTTTCCCCCAGCTATTTCCAACAAAGCGCTGGGCTAACCTGTTACTACAACAGTAAAAACTGGACATACTGCTTTATGGACTGGGAAGAGGGGCGCGGGCGGACGCTGAAGCTTATTCAGCTCGACCACAACGTGGCGCACTGGCATCTTTACGATAATCCGATTCTGGTGCCGGAGAAGGCGGAAAGCGTCTGGCTGCGCGTGGATGTGGACAATCTGGAATACCGCTATAGCTATTCCTTCGATGGTGATCGCTGGCAGACCATCCCGCTAACGTTTGAGGCGTGGAAACTTTCGGATGATTACATTGGCGGCAGAGGCTTCTTTACCGGGGCATTTGTCGGTTTGCACTGTGAGGATATCAGCGGCGACGGTTGTTACGCCGATTTCGCCTCATTCTCTTATCAGCCCAACGTATAG
- a CDS encoding IclR family transcriptional regulator has protein sequence MPIIQSVERALQILDLFNEQATELKITEISKLMGLSKSTLHSLLKTLQLHGYIDQNPENGKYRLGMKLVERGHFVVGTMDIRQKAKSWLTRLSQETGQTTHLGILDGSEGVYIEKIEGKQAAIAYSRIGRRLPVHATAIGKVLLAWLDDEELAAVLEGYQFNGFTPATITDRTSLLAELKETRRNRYALDNEENEPGVRCVAVPVWNHESRVIAALSLSTLTSRVNDNALTACRQKLIDAGLGLSITLGYRQP, from the coding sequence ATGCCAATAATTCAGTCTGTTGAACGTGCTTTGCAGATCCTCGACTTGTTTAATGAACAGGCGACGGAGCTCAAAATCACCGAGATAAGCAAACTGATGGGATTGAGCAAAAGTACCCTCCACTCGCTCCTCAAAACGCTTCAGTTGCATGGTTATATCGATCAGAACCCGGAAAACGGGAAATACCGCCTGGGGATGAAACTGGTTGAGCGTGGTCACTTTGTTGTTGGCACAATGGATATTCGCCAGAAGGCAAAAAGTTGGTTGACCCGTCTCTCCCAGGAAACGGGACAGACCACGCATCTGGGCATTCTGGACGGCAGCGAAGGAGTTTATATTGAGAAAATCGAAGGTAAGCAGGCTGCCATCGCCTATTCGCGAATTGGTCGCCGTTTGCCTGTTCACGCCACGGCCATTGGTAAGGTGCTGCTCGCCTGGCTGGATGATGAAGAACTTGCGGCGGTATTAGAGGGGTATCAGTTCAACGGCTTTACCCCCGCCACCATTACCGATCGTACCTCGCTGCTTGCCGAGCTGAAAGAAACCCGCCGCAACCGGTATGCGCTGGATAACGAAGAGAATGAGCCTGGCGTGCGCTGCGTCGCGGTACCGGTCTGGAATCATGAATCGCGGGTTATCGCGGCCCTGAGCCTCTCAACCCTCACTTCTCGCGTTAACGATAATGCGCTGACAGCCTGTCGCCAGAAACTAATAGATGCCGGGCTGGGGTTGTCGATAACGCTCGGCTACCGTCAACCCTAG